Proteins found in one Lycium ferocissimum isolate CSIRO_LF1 chromosome 6, AGI_CSIRO_Lferr_CH_V1, whole genome shotgun sequence genomic segment:
- the LOC132058775 gene encoding oligopeptide transporter 3, with protein sequence MSSTKNTLPPPAPPSSSTGDKLNGDTPLPEDNERCSVEEVALVVPETDDPTLPVMTFRAWFLGLTSCTILIFLNTFFIYRTQPLTISAILMQIAVLPIGKFMAATLPKKNFNLFGSSFSLNPGPFNIKEHVIITVMANCGVSIGGGDAYSIGAITVMKAYYKQSVSFLCSLIIVLTTQILGYGWAGMLRRYLVDPVDMWWPSNLAQVSLFRALHEKETKTRSLTRMKFFLVFMGASFAYYTFPGYLFPILTFFSWVCWAWPHSITAQQIGSGYHGLGVGAFTLDWAGISAYHGSPLVTPWTSILNVGVGFIMFIYIIIPLCYWKYNTFDAQKFPIFSNKLFTASGKPYDTTKILTPQFDLNIAAYQKYSKLYLSPLFALSIGSGFARFTATLTHVALFNGSDIWKQSRSAVKNVKMDIHAKLMKSYKQVPQWWFLVLLFGSIALSLLMCFVWKEDVQLPWWGMLFAFGLAFIVTLPIGVIQATTNQQPGYDIIAQFIIGYILPGKPIANLLFKIYGRTSTVHALSFLADLKLGHYMKIPPRCMYTAQLVGTLVAGTINLAVAWWMLGSIENICDVETLHPDSPWTCPKFRVTFDASVIWGLIGPQRLFGPGGLYRNLVWLFLIGALLPVPIWVLSKIFPDKKWIPLINIPVISYGFAGMPPATPTNIASWLITGMIFNYFVFKYRKEWWKKYNYVLSAALDAGTAFMGVLLFFALQNEGKNLKWWGTELDHCPLATCPTAPGIVVEGCPVFK encoded by the exons ATGTCGTCTACCAAGAACACCCTCCCACCACCAGCACCACCGTCCTCCTCCACCGGCGATAAACTGAACGGAGATACACCACTACCCGAAGACAACGAACGATGTTCTGTTGAGGAAGTAGCTCTCGTTGTGCCAGAAACTGATGACCCAACTTTACCTGTAATGACATTCCGAGCATGGTTTCTTGGACTCACTTCTTGCACTATCTTGATTTTCCTCAACACTTTTTTTATCTACAGAACTCAACCATTAACTATATCAGCTATACTCATGCAAATTGCTGTTCTACCAATTGGCAAATTCATGGCTGCTACACTTCCCAAAAAGAattttaatctttttgggaGTTCTTTTAGTTTAAATCCAGGGCCATTTAATATCAAAGAACATGTTATTATTACTGTTATGGCGAATTGTGGAGTTTCAATTGGAGGTGGTGATGCTTATTCAATTGGAGCTATTACTGTTATGAAGGCTTATTATAAACAGAGTGTCAGTTTTCTATGTTCACTTATTATTGTCTTGACTACTCAG ATATTGGGGTATGGATGGGCTGGGATGTTAAGGAGATACCTTGTTGATCCTGTGGATATGTGGTGGCCTTCAAACCTTGCTCAAGTCTCTCTATTCAG GGCACTTCACGAGAAGGAAACAAAAACAAGAAGCTTGACAAGGATGAAGTTTTTCCTTGTATTTATGGGGGCAAGCTTTGCATATTACACTTTCCCAGGCTATCTGTTTCCGATTTTGACTTTCTTCTCATGGGTCTGTTGGGCATGGCCACATAGTATAACAGCTCAGCAAATTGGCTCTGGATACCATGGGCTTGGTGTGGGTGCATTCACCCTTGATTGGGCTGGCATATCAGCTTATCATGGCAGTCCATTAGTGACACCGTGGACCTCGATTCTAAATGTTGGCGTTGGATTTATCATGTTCATATACATCATTATTCCTCTATGTTACTGGAAGTACAACACTTTTGATGCTCAGAAGTTTCCCATCTTTTCAAATAAGCTGTTCACAGCTAGTGGGAAACCATACGATACCACTAAAATCTTGACTCCGCAATTCGATCTCAACATTGCTGCTTATCAAAAGTACAGCAAGCTCTACCTCAGTCCTTTGTTTGCTCTCTCCATCGGATCGGGATTCGCAAGGTTTACAGCGACCCTCACACATGTTGCACTATTTAATGGCAG TGATATTTGGAAGCAAAGTAGATCAGCTGTGAAGAATGTCAAAATGGACATACATGCAAAATTGATGAAAAGCTACAAGCAAGTCCCTCAGTGGTGGTTCCTCGTATTATTGTTCGGCAGCATAGCCCTATCGCTTCTGATGTGCTTCGTGTGGAAAGAAGATGTGCAGCTGCCGTGGTGGGGCATGCTGTTTGCGTTTGGTCTTGCTTTTATTGTTACTCTCCCGATAGGAGTCATTCAAGCGACTACTAATCAG CAACCTGGATATGACATAATTGCACAGTTCATAATTGGTTATATCCTCCCAGGAAAACCAATTGCAAACTTGCTTTTCAAAATCTATGGCCGGACCAGTACTGTTCATGCTCTCTCTTTTTTAGCCGATCTTAAACTTGGTCACTACATGAAAATTCCACCACGATGCATGTACACAGCTCAG CTTGTGGGGACTCTTGTTGCCGGTACAATCAACCTTGCTGTAGCATGGTGGATGCTAGGAAGCATCGAGAACATTTGTGACGTTGAGACTCTTCATCCTGACAGCCCATGGACTTGTCCGAAATTTCGAGTCACTTTTGATGCTTCTGTCATATGGGGTTTAATCGGACCACAGCGGTTGTTTGGCCCCGGAGGATTATACAGGAACTTGGTATGGTTATTCCTCATAGGTGCATTGCTACCAGTGCCTATTTGGGTGCTAAGCAAAATCTTTCCCGATAAGAAATGGATTCCATTGATCAATATACCCGTTATATCCTATGGTTTCGCGGGGATGCCACCAGCCACACCGACCAATATCGCTAGTTGGCTTATTACTGGAATGATATTCAACTATTTCGTGTTCAAATACCGAAAAGaatggtggaagaaatacaacTATGTTCTATCAGCTGCCCTGGATGCTGGAACAGCTTTTATGGGTGTTTTATTGTTTTTCGCGTTGCAAAACGAGGGCAAAAACCTGAAATGGTGGGGAACTGAGTTAGATCACTGTCCCTTAGCAACTTGTCCAACAGCTCCTGGGATTGTAGTGGAAGGATGCCCAGTATTCAAGTAG